One genomic segment of Schlesneria paludicola DSM 18645 includes these proteins:
- a CDS encoding M14 family zinc carboxypeptidase → MRTFMTLMTLGAAGTGYAYLQQSSSIGEPSISRRFDWGRPSNSGPDVSQISVDELRGRIRERTRSVLDEFANQQSGHSDAPVDDAFQRLKQLAQSAVAVTSRPEQLAEFGPHSVSLSQVPQPDLDELQRTAFDPSLVEANPINLTTNEVKPQDDESTAKLPSKQPTQPAPANREPDSRITQEPQIDPSPTSPAVTVTPSDRPADVEKATAVEKPIAEVSRLIAQTNAPQASVKPMAKRETRPLVAEWKVTGKTTEGRPMHSIHLGQQGTRTLVIAGLNGDDRTAVHWVERLADDLKKRPELFDNNEIVLFRAGNPDGLVKNLRNNARGVPLNRNFPSRRYRPVNDIPKFAVPASEVETRVILETFYSFRPRRVIHLTSTTGDSLVLHNRLAKNVAEELERSSKLKIQMLDAEQFPGSVEDFLDGTLEAAVVSMRLGIGSDWQNSWSAVRPQILAAVVGRSIEPNKGAVADATADPDRTPIPATPVEPVSRRPRRGGYEELPAPPF, encoded by the coding sequence GTGCGCACATTCATGACCCTGATGACTCTTGGTGCCGCGGGCACCGGATACGCCTATCTTCAGCAATCCTCATCGATTGGCGAGCCCTCCATCTCCCGCCGATTCGACTGGGGACGCCCCAGCAATTCCGGCCCCGATGTCTCACAGATTTCGGTGGACGAATTGCGCGGCCGAATCCGCGAACGAACGCGGTCTGTGCTGGATGAATTCGCCAATCAGCAAAGCGGACATTCGGACGCTCCTGTGGATGATGCGTTCCAGCGATTGAAACAACTCGCACAGTCCGCCGTCGCCGTGACTTCGCGACCCGAACAGTTGGCAGAATTCGGTCCGCACAGCGTCTCGCTCTCGCAAGTTCCGCAACCGGATCTCGACGAACTGCAGCGAACGGCCTTCGATCCAAGCCTGGTTGAAGCAAACCCCATCAACCTCACTACCAATGAGGTCAAGCCTCAGGACGACGAAAGCACCGCCAAACTTCCATCCAAACAGCCAACGCAACCCGCACCCGCGAATCGCGAGCCAGACAGCCGCATTACCCAGGAACCACAAATCGATCCGAGCCCAACGTCACCCGCTGTCACTGTGACTCCGAGTGACCGACCTGCTGACGTCGAGAAGGCGACCGCAGTTGAGAAGCCCATCGCGGAAGTCTCGCGTCTGATTGCTCAGACCAATGCTCCCCAAGCCTCGGTGAAGCCGATGGCCAAACGAGAGACGCGACCACTGGTTGCCGAATGGAAGGTGACAGGAAAGACCACCGAAGGCCGACCGATGCACTCGATTCATCTCGGCCAACAAGGCACGCGCACGCTGGTCATCGCGGGACTCAATGGGGACGATCGCACCGCCGTCCATTGGGTGGAACGTCTGGCCGATGATCTGAAGAAACGCCCCGAATTGTTCGACAACAACGAAATCGTGCTCTTTCGAGCAGGCAACCCGGACGGCCTCGTCAAGAATCTGCGCAACAATGCACGCGGTGTTCCCCTGAATCGAAACTTCCCCAGTCGACGGTATCGTCCCGTCAACGATATCCCGAAATTCGCCGTACCTGCCAGCGAAGTCGAAACACGCGTGATTCTCGAAACATTCTACTCGTTCCGTCCGCGACGCGTGATCCATTTGACGTCGACGACCGGCGATTCACTGGTCCTTCACAATCGACTCGCAAAGAACGTTGCTGAGGAACTTGAACGATCGTCGAAGCTGAAGATTCAAATGCTCGACGCCGAACAGTTTCCTGGCTCAGTCGAAGATTTCTTGGATGGCACGCTGGAGGCCGCCGTCGTTTCGATGCGACTTGGAATCGGCAGTGATTGGCAGAATTCCTGGTCGGCAGTTCGCCCGCAAATTCTTGCTGCAGTAGTCGGCCGTTCAATCGAGCCGAACAAGGGCGCTGTCGCCGATGCCACCGCAGATCCGGATCGAACACCGATCCCCGCAACGCCCGTCGAACCGGTTTCACGGCGCCCTCGCCGAGGCGGATACGAGGAACTTCCAGCGCCTCCGTTCTAA
- a CDS encoding sensor histidine kinase, which yields MFNSIRWRLQVWYAVLLLVVVASFGAILHRLNWETRQQQADAELHRTVNTVAANMRKLVPWPSRRTRREGEPPFRPDSNGKVGSDAPRSENDGDRGVRPPELPPRSREGGPGPSPAALGPLPAAFDQLFGGEEDSRFYFLIWGRDGALMQKSDSAPELAYPNVHDEIDGVRVRKVRERREGGHVYREVIMSHPMFPMPPSPRPGEHAGERGESGIPDWNVLVGRSIDKDLAAQHQSDWLLVATGMIILAAGVLGGGWLSSRAIRPIAAMTATAESISAQNLSERINVKEVDSELGKLATVLNGTFDRLQMAFERQKQFTADASHELRTPLAVIATHTELALSRPRSLEDYRGALETCQRASHRMRSLIDALLVLARFDSAAPALKQDSVDLEPLIQDCVELVRPLAEQRGIQLESETSPCIVVGDGDKLAQVLTNLLSNAIRYNVENGRVRVTTGTDGQLAILEVTDTGIGIPGDQLELIFDRFYQVNKARSRAEGSCGLGLSICKTIVEAHGGTIRVSSELNVGTTVEVRLPLVRPVTKVAAGESLLTTILTESGVFSRVT from the coding sequence ATGTTCAATTCCATTCGTTGGAGATTGCAGGTCTGGTATGCCGTTTTGCTGCTTGTCGTCGTCGCGAGTTTCGGAGCGATCTTGCATCGTTTGAACTGGGAGACGCGTCAACAGCAAGCGGACGCGGAACTGCATCGCACGGTCAATACCGTCGCGGCGAACATGCGCAAGTTGGTGCCATGGCCCAGTCGCCGAACCCGCCGCGAAGGTGAACCACCGTTTCGGCCTGATTCCAATGGCAAAGTCGGCTCCGACGCTCCGCGCTCCGAGAATGACGGGGATCGAGGGGTGCGACCTCCTGAATTGCCACCTCGATCACGAGAAGGGGGACCTGGTCCTTCTCCGGCCGCATTGGGGCCATTGCCGGCCGCCTTCGACCAACTGTTTGGCGGGGAAGAAGATTCACGATTCTATTTTCTGATCTGGGGACGTGATGGTGCTCTGATGCAGAAGTCGGATTCTGCACCGGAACTGGCCTATCCCAATGTGCATGACGAAATCGATGGCGTCCGCGTGCGCAAAGTGCGCGAGCGACGCGAAGGCGGTCATGTGTACCGTGAAGTGATCATGAGTCATCCGATGTTTCCCATGCCGCCATCTCCGCGGCCTGGGGAACACGCAGGCGAACGAGGAGAGTCGGGTATTCCAGACTGGAACGTCCTCGTCGGTCGTTCGATCGACAAAGATCTGGCCGCGCAGCATCAGTCCGACTGGCTGCTGGTCGCGACCGGAATGATCATTCTGGCGGCAGGTGTGCTCGGTGGTGGCTGGCTGTCATCACGTGCCATTCGCCCGATTGCTGCAATGACAGCGACTGCGGAATCGATTTCGGCGCAAAATCTGTCTGAACGGATCAACGTCAAAGAAGTTGACAGCGAACTGGGCAAGCTGGCGACGGTGCTGAATGGAACGTTTGACCGGCTACAGATGGCGTTCGAACGGCAGAAGCAGTTCACGGCCGACGCGTCACACGAACTGCGGACCCCCTTGGCGGTGATCGCGACACATACCGAGCTCGCGCTGTCACGGCCGCGATCGCTGGAAGACTATCGCGGGGCACTTGAAACATGTCAGCGCGCTTCGCACCGAATGCGTTCGCTGATTGATGCACTGCTGGTGCTCGCCCGATTTGATTCTGCTGCTCCCGCCCTTAAGCAGGACAGCGTGGATCTCGAACCGCTGATTCAGGACTGTGTGGAATTGGTTCGGCCGCTTGCCGAACAGCGCGGCATCCAGCTTGAGTCGGAAACGTCGCCGTGCATCGTCGTGGGAGATGGAGACAAACTGGCCCAGGTCCTGACGAACTTGCTGTCGAATGCAATTCGCTACAACGTCGAGAATGGTCGTGTTCGCGTTACCACGGGAACCGACGGCCAATTGGCGATTCTCGAAGTGACCGACACGGGGATTGGAATTCCCGGCGATCAGTTGGAGTTGATTTTTGACCGGTTCTATCAGGTCAACAAGGCTCGTTCCCGTGCCGAGGGTAGTTGTGGATTGGGGCTTTCGATCTGCAAGACGATTGTCGAAGCGCACGGAGGCACGATTCGGGTCTCGAGTGAATTGAATGTCGGAACGACTGTCGAGGTTCGCCTGCCTTTGGTGCGACCAGTGACAAAGGTCGCGGCAGGTGAGTCGTTGTTGACTACGATTCTGACTGAATCGGGCGTCTTCTCGCGAGTGACTTGA
- a CDS encoding response regulator transcription factor, translated as MRLLVIEDEPDVLRAVTMFLREEGYSVDTADNGEDGLYKGTTWDYDAILLDVLLPRRDGWSVLTEIRRQKKSTPVLMLTARDAVKDRVRGLDTGADDYLVKPFELSELVARVRALIRRSAGKAEAVIEIGNVAIDTTSRTVSVDGNGVALTAKEYCLLEFLAVHRGELVTRTKIYDHLFDECDSSLSNLVDVYVSNIRRKVGRDLITTRRGMGYIIEG; from the coding sequence ATGCGACTATTGGTGATTGAAGACGAGCCAGATGTTCTGCGAGCGGTGACCATGTTCCTTCGCGAAGAAGGTTATTCCGTCGATACGGCCGACAATGGCGAAGACGGTTTGTACAAGGGAACGACATGGGACTATGACGCAATTCTGTTGGATGTTCTGCTGCCGCGTCGTGATGGCTGGTCGGTTCTGACAGAGATTCGAAGGCAGAAAAAATCGACGCCCGTGCTGATGTTGACAGCGCGCGATGCGGTTAAAGACCGTGTTCGCGGTCTCGACACGGGGGCCGATGACTACCTTGTGAAACCGTTTGAGCTCTCCGAACTGGTTGCGCGTGTCCGGGCGTTGATTCGACGCTCGGCCGGGAAAGCCGAGGCGGTGATCGAGATCGGGAACGTTGCGATCGACACCACCTCACGAACCGTCAGTGTCGATGGGAATGGTGTGGCCCTGACGGCGAAAGAGTACTGTTTGCTCGAATTCCTGGCGGTGCATCGCGGTGAATTGGTCACGCGGACGAAGATCTACGATCATTTGTTTGACGAGTGTGATTCGTCGCTTTCCAATCTGGTCGACGTCTACGTGTCGAACATTCGTCGTAAAGTGGGGCGTGATCTGATCACCACCCGTCGTGGAATGGGTTATATCATCGAAGGTTAG
- a CDS encoding STAS domain-containing protein: MKFSVSEDQGEVAKVVVNGCLGQPDIAPPLDPFRQVLGPEAYKRIVLLDMKDSNYLDSMCIGWLLSAHKRFRENGGKLVIHSLQPLATNVISLLHLNGVFLLAADGAKAMQLAKGEVA; encoded by the coding sequence ATGAAATTCTCCGTTTCAGAAGACCAGGGAGAGGTCGCCAAAGTTGTGGTGAATGGCTGTCTCGGGCAACCCGACATCGCCCCGCCGCTCGATCCGTTTCGCCAGGTTCTCGGTCCAGAGGCCTACAAGCGAATCGTCCTTCTGGACATGAAAGACTCGAACTACCTCGATTCGATGTGCATCGGCTGGTTGCTGAGTGCTCACAAGCGATTTCGCGAAAATGGCGGCAAACTCGTCATTCACTCGTTGCAACCGCTCGCCACCAACGTCATCTCATTGCTCCATCTGAACGGTGTGTTCTTGCTGGCGGCCGACGGTGCCAAGGCCATGCAACTCGCAAAAGGAGAGGTCGCCTGA
- a CDS encoding GspE/PulE family protein — MSTDGRFSGEYLANMTPGDALAAVITRAADLHVSDLFFLAEEAGIRVAFRRMGSMETVAALPYETGRSVITLLKAEAGIDLGDRRRPHEGRRIQTIGDRVIDLRINIIPTLHGEDVTARLLDRKFGLRSLEQIGLTRIELNKMHAMLNNPSGLVLVTGPTGTGKTTTLYGCLQYLNDGTRKINTLEDPVEYAVNGLRQSQTNSKIGLDFPELLRNILRQAPDVIMIGEVRDEETASTAVRAANSGTLVLSTLHSPVAAAAVQSMAALGVNRYFLSNCLLGVVAQRLARTLCPKCRVAYDISESPETFADIQPFLEPGFGTFIFGPGACDACMQQGYSGRTAIVELMVFNRALRQLVAKGCTSEELQAFAIQNGMLEFRRSAMVKVAMGVTSTEEVLRELPTEQLGLDL, encoded by the coding sequence ATGTCAACTGATGGGCGCTTCTCGGGCGAGTACCTCGCCAATATGACACCTGGTGATGCCTTAGCGGCAGTGATTACTCGGGCGGCCGACCTGCATGTCAGCGACCTGTTCTTCCTCGCCGAAGAAGCGGGAATTCGCGTGGCATTTCGTCGGATGGGATCGATGGAAACTGTCGCGGCCCTGCCGTATGAGACTGGACGCAGCGTTATCACGCTTCTGAAAGCCGAAGCCGGCATCGATCTGGGCGACCGACGCCGACCGCATGAAGGGCGACGGATTCAAACGATTGGCGATCGAGTCATCGATCTGCGAATCAATATCATCCCCACCCTGCACGGCGAAGACGTCACCGCGCGGCTGCTGGACCGAAAATTTGGTCTACGGTCGCTTGAGCAAATCGGGCTGACCCGCATCGAACTCAACAAGATGCACGCGATGCTGAATAATCCGAGCGGTCTGGTGCTCGTCACCGGTCCGACGGGAACGGGTAAAACAACGACCCTGTATGGCTGTCTTCAATATCTGAATGATGGCACGCGGAAGATCAACACACTGGAAGACCCAGTCGAATACGCCGTCAACGGACTGCGGCAATCGCAGACGAACTCGAAAATCGGCCTCGATTTTCCTGAATTGCTGCGAAACATCCTGCGTCAGGCGCCTGACGTAATCATGATTGGTGAAGTGCGCGACGAGGAAACCGCGTCGACAGCAGTCCGTGCCGCCAATAGCGGTACGCTCGTGCTCTCGACACTGCACTCCCCCGTCGCCGCTGCCGCCGTGCAAAGTATGGCGGCGCTCGGCGTCAATCGTTACTTCCTTTCGAACTGCCTACTGGGCGTCGTTGCCCAGCGCCTGGCCCGAACGCTTTGTCCAAAGTGCCGGGTTGCCTATGACATCAGCGAATCGCCGGAAACCTTTGCGGATATCCAGCCGTTTCTCGAACCGGGTTTCGGCACGTTCATCTTCGGCCCTGGTGCGTGCGATGCATGCATGCAGCAGGGATACTCGGGCCGCACCGCGATTGTCGAACTGATGGTCTTCAATCGGGCATTACGGCAACTGGTTGCCAAGGGCTGCACGAGTGAAGAACTGCAGGCGTTCGCCATCCAGAATGGTATGCTGGAATTCCGACGATCCGCGATGGTCAAAGTCGCCATGGGTGTGACCAGCACGGAAGAAGTGTTGCGTGAACTGCCGACCGAGCAACTCGGCCTGGACCTTTGA
- a CDS encoding OB-fold nucleic acid binding domain-containing protein, with the protein MLRKTWTKSLVALALGAGLSGWAIQSYVVGQEPQKQREHQLATTTETVSGRVKALLKNDRGDTDGLAMENGASIHFPPHMSESVTKLVQIGDRIEARGHEQTRKNGETVFEAEQIGKGGESIEIKPPRPPRGGPRGPKGPRESDEPMTVTATVREFHSNRHGDVDGLILSDGTEVKVPPHQGAELQEFAKIGSEVRVEGRRHETPHGDIHLHADRVASTSSGRTFERDEPHHGHHEPPHVEILRELREVRRLLESMQKKST; encoded by the coding sequence ATGCTGCGAAAGACTTGGACCAAATCGTTAGTCGCCTTGGCACTGGGAGCCGGATTGAGTGGCTGGGCGATTCAGTCGTACGTCGTCGGACAAGAACCACAAAAACAAAGGGAACACCAATTGGCAACAACCACGGAAACCGTCTCGGGACGAGTCAAAGCGTTACTCAAGAATGATCGCGGCGACACCGATGGCCTCGCCATGGAAAATGGGGCATCGATCCACTTCCCGCCACACATGAGCGAGTCTGTCACCAAACTGGTCCAGATTGGCGACCGCATTGAAGCGCGCGGTCACGAGCAGACGCGTAAGAATGGTGAAACGGTCTTTGAAGCTGAACAAATCGGGAAGGGTGGTGAGTCAATCGAGATCAAGCCACCGCGACCACCGCGTGGCGGACCTCGTGGCCCGAAAGGCCCCCGCGAGTCCGACGAGCCGATGACTGTCACGGCAACGGTCCGCGAATTCCATTCGAATCGCCACGGCGATGTCGACGGACTGATCTTGTCAGACGGAACCGAAGTTAAGGTTCCACCACACCAAGGGGCTGAACTACAGGAATTCGCCAAAATCGGCAGCGAAGTACGCGTCGAAGGACGCCGCCACGAAACACCGCACGGCGATATTCATCTGCATGCTGATCGCGTGGCATCGACTTCTTCCGGCCGCACATTCGAACGCGACGAACCACACCACGGACATCACGAGCCGCCGCATGTTGAGATCTTACGCGAACTGCGTGAAGTTCGCCGGTTGCTCGAATCGATGCAGAAGAAGTCAACCTGA
- a CDS encoding response regulator transcription factor — MRVLVIEDEPQIRRLLQEILEESGYSVDTAAEGTEGLSKATIWPYDAVILDLLLPKMDGWDLLEQLRQTHKTPVLILSARDALSDRVLGLDLGADDYLVKPFERVELLARLRALIRRSAGQTQTLIPLGDLTVDLRGRCVKRGETSLELTAREFALLEYLVLHRGRVVGRTELYDHLLDESDNGMSNSLEVHISNLRKKLSDNLIETRRGQGYVIPE, encoded by the coding sequence ATGCGAGTCCTGGTCATTGAAGATGAGCCTCAAATTCGACGACTGCTGCAGGAAATCCTGGAAGAATCTGGCTACTCCGTCGACACGGCGGCAGAGGGGACGGAAGGGTTGTCCAAAGCCACCATCTGGCCTTACGACGCTGTCATACTCGACCTGCTTCTCCCCAAGATGGATGGATGGGACCTGCTGGAACAATTGCGTCAGACTCACAAGACGCCGGTGTTGATCCTGTCAGCACGTGACGCATTGTCGGATCGCGTGCTGGGACTCGATCTCGGTGCCGACGACTACCTGGTCAAACCTTTCGAACGTGTGGAATTGCTCGCGCGACTGCGAGCTCTGATCCGTCGCTCAGCAGGTCAGACGCAAACACTCATTCCGCTGGGTGATTTGACCGTCGACCTGCGTGGACGTTGCGTGAAACGCGGCGAGACATCACTTGAACTCACCGCCCGGGAGTTTGCCCTTCTGGAGTATCTCGTGCTGCATCGGGGACGCGTTGTGGGACGCACGGAACTTTACGATCACTTGCTCGATGAGTCTGACAACGGCATGTCCAATTCACTTGAAGTACACATTTCCAATCTTCGAAAGAAGCTCAGCGATAACTTGATTGAGACTCGACGAGGGCAGGGCTATGTCATCCCCGAATGA
- a CDS encoding sensor histidine kinase gives MSSPNEATEHVDDQHSRPDGIPGPLVPAHSTPHRNNPFLLHPWLNRLPPSWRASRSIRNELILAQLLFLFVIVTGFGGAIYALVSHGTYRQVESDLLGAAQLLANDPNIQHEIASLSIAQVYRRRFGPAPRDYAYFGIWDKQGRLIGGSDPLPPHTRPLDHAPRTDGPRPFFSRTHGSHLEVIVAGPAGTQILVGRPLARENDGLRRLLFWDCAFGLLSMIVGGIGAWWLARRIAEPLEQMTNTAEQITYRHLDQRLPTESSSNEVTRLTNVFNQMLERLQLSFRQQNQFTADASHELRTPVAIILAQAEHSLSRPRNPDEYRNALQTCLDAANRMKRLIDDLLILARADLGCLQLRRNPIDLAEVVRPVIAMLEPLARERQIRISSQLLTAWVDGDATRLGQVITNLVTNAIRYNRAEGDVFVSVFARDQQCCLVVADSGLGISLADQDRVFERFYRADAARTFDDNQGTGLGLSIAQEIVTAHSGTLEISSQPDRGTTVTARFPLISGPVPGAESINRP, from the coding sequence ATGTCATCCCCGAATGAAGCAACCGAACACGTCGACGATCAACACAGTCGCCCGGATGGCATTCCCGGCCCGCTCGTGCCCGCGCATTCGACGCCACACAGAAACAATCCATTCTTACTTCACCCCTGGCTGAATCGCCTGCCTCCGTCATGGCGCGCATCACGCTCGATTCGCAACGAACTGATCCTGGCACAACTCTTATTTCTGTTCGTGATCGTGACCGGATTCGGCGGGGCGATTTACGCGCTCGTCTCGCACGGAACATACCGGCAGGTGGAGTCTGATCTGCTCGGCGCGGCCCAGTTGCTGGCGAATGATCCGAACATTCAGCATGAAATCGCATCGTTATCGATTGCGCAGGTGTACCGACGCCGGTTCGGTCCCGCACCGCGGGACTATGCCTATTTTGGAATCTGGGACAAACAAGGGCGGTTGATCGGCGGAAGCGATCCATTGCCTCCTCACACCCGGCCACTCGATCATGCCCCCCGAACAGATGGCCCGCGTCCCTTTTTTTCGCGGACTCACGGATCGCACCTTGAAGTGATTGTGGCGGGACCGGCTGGCACGCAAATTCTCGTCGGACGCCCTTTAGCACGCGAGAACGATGGACTTAGACGGCTACTCTTCTGGGATTGCGCGTTCGGGCTGCTCAGCATGATCGTCGGCGGAATCGGTGCCTGGTGGCTGGCGCGCCGCATCGCTGAGCCGCTCGAGCAAATGACGAACACCGCCGAACAGATCACCTATCGACACCTCGATCAGCGACTTCCGACGGAATCGTCTTCGAATGAAGTGACACGCCTGACCAACGTCTTCAACCAGATGCTCGAGCGACTGCAGTTGTCGTTTCGCCAGCAGAACCAATTCACCGCCGATGCCTCTCATGAACTAAGAACACCCGTTGCCATCATCCTGGCCCAGGCCGAGCACTCATTGTCACGACCGCGAAATCCGGATGAGTATCGCAATGCGCTACAGACGTGCCTGGACGCCGCCAATCGAATGAAACGACTGATCGACGACCTGTTGATTCTCGCACGAGCCGATCTGGGCTGCTTGCAGTTGCGGCGGAACCCAATCGACCTGGCCGAAGTGGTGCGTCCCGTAATCGCGATGCTGGAACCTCTGGCGCGCGAACGGCAAATCCGAATCTCGTCCCAATTGTTGACGGCCTGGGTCGACGGCGACGCGACGCGACTTGGCCAGGTCATCACAAATCTCGTGACCAACGCCATTCGCTATAACCGCGCCGAAGGCGACGTCTTTGTTTCCGTCTTCGCACGCGATCAACAGTGCTGTCTGGTCGTGGCCGATTCGGGACTGGGCATTTCGCTGGCTGACCAAGATCGTGTGTTCGAGCGATTCTATCGAGCGGATGCGGCAAGAACATTCGACGACAATCAAGGCACCGGATTGGGCCTAAGCATCGCTCAAGAAATCGTCACCGCGCACAGCGGCACGCTGGAGATCAGCTCACAGCCTGACCGAGGCACCACCGTGACGGCCCGATTTCCGCTGATCTCGGGCCCTGTGCCGGGCGCCGAGTCCATCAATCGACCATAG
- a CDS encoding MFS transporter: protein MSSITSESLFEREPSATMVTPKPQPRVSERALDATTFFLADVADGLGPFLVIDLTSRRHWSSGEAGLAMSMMLLGTVLSQAFMGAWIDRTKAKRALIAVGSLIVASTSIGLYYFRSKAEIYGLQFLTGIAVTIFPPAIAAISLGLVGRNRFPARAGRNEACFHAGNVASAGLAAVAGWIHSGGVFFSVAAMALASSFSSRWIRETDIDHRLACGADGLQDDGPAIPLKTLMSDSRLLRFIAAVVLFHFANAAMLPLLGQKLAADRAESASSLMAVCILVAQLAMIPVAILASRMAISGRRPVFLIAFAILPIRGIFYTLTDSSALLIANQILDGVGAGIFGVVALLVTADLTRGTGRFNFVQGLTATSIGLGAALSNTVTGLIVDAGGFNAGFLFLSAVAVAAALVFVTAVPETVNPAT from the coding sequence ATGAGCAGCATCACATCGGAATCGCTCTTCGAACGCGAACCTTCAGCAACGATGGTGACCCCGAAACCTCAACCGCGAGTCAGCGAACGTGCCTTGGACGCGACCACGTTTTTCCTGGCCGATGTTGCCGATGGCCTGGGTCCATTCCTCGTCATCGACCTGACCAGCCGTCGACACTGGTCGTCCGGTGAAGCAGGATTGGCGATGTCGATGATGCTGCTAGGCACGGTCCTTAGCCAGGCATTCATGGGTGCGTGGATCGATCGGACGAAGGCGAAACGAGCGCTGATTGCGGTCGGTTCTCTGATCGTGGCCAGCACCTCAATCGGGCTGTACTACTTTCGATCCAAGGCCGAAATCTACGGCCTGCAGTTCCTGACGGGAATCGCGGTCACGATCTTTCCCCCCGCTATTGCCGCGATCAGCCTGGGACTCGTCGGACGAAATCGATTTCCCGCTCGTGCAGGTCGCAACGAAGCGTGCTTCCACGCAGGAAACGTCGCCTCGGCAGGTTTGGCGGCCGTCGCCGGTTGGATTCATTCAGGAGGCGTCTTCTTTTCGGTCGCGGCCATGGCATTGGCCAGTTCGTTCAGTTCCCGTTGGATTCGCGAGACCGACATCGACCACCGACTGGCGTGCGGGGCCGATGGTCTGCAAGATGATGGCCCCGCCATTCCGCTCAAGACGCTGATGTCCGACTCGCGACTGCTTCGATTCATCGCGGCGGTCGTGCTGTTTCACTTCGCGAATGCGGCGATGCTGCCGCTTCTCGGACAAAAACTGGCGGCCGACCGCGCCGAGTCGGCATCATCGCTGATGGCCGTGTGCATCCTGGTAGCGCAACTGGCCATGATTCCCGTCGCAATTCTGGCTAGCCGCATGGCAATCTCTGGACGACGCCCGGTGTTCCTGATCGCATTCGCAATCCTGCCAATTCGCGGAATTTTTTACACGCTGACGGACAGTTCGGCATTGCTGATCGCCAATCAAATTCTCGACGGCGTGGGAGCCGGCATCTTCGGTGTCGTGGCACTGTTGGTGACAGCCGACCTTACGCGTGGTACCGGGCGGTTCAATTTCGTTCAGGGTCTCACTGCGACTTCAATCGGCCTCGGAGCCGCTCTGAGCAACACCGTCACGGGCCTAATCGTCGACGCTGGCGGGTTCAACGCCGGATTCTTGTTCCTGAGCGCGGTCGCCGTGGCTGCCGCACTCGTCTTCGTCACCGCCGTCCCGGAAACCGTCAACCCAGCAACATGA
- a CDS encoding bifunctional UDP-N-acetylglucosamine diphosphorylase/glucosamine-1-phosphate N-acetyltransferase GlmU — protein sequence MSGPMAVVLAAGKSTRMKSALPKVLHQVCGRPMVEYVLDAARSASVTRIVAIVGHRADLVQAELSKYSDVEFALQVEQKGTGHALMMCRDQLRSHQGAVLVLAGDTPLLKRDSLFRLLATLEDQRATCVIGTARTANNFGLGRIIRDADGRFEKIVEEKDATAEEKRVQEINTGCYAFDSQALLASLDKIKPNNSQAEYYLTDCPRVMKDSGQKVVALETFDMVEALGVNTREQLAEVTRTLQRTAMSNWMVNGTTIVSPENTFIDPQVKLGADTVIEPFSFISGAVVIGDNCHIGPNAVIEGPLQLESGTIVAPFQHLSGK from the coding sequence ATGTCAGGACCGATGGCCGTAGTTCTTGCTGCTGGAAAAAGTACGCGGATGAAATCGGCACTGCCGAAAGTGTTGCATCAGGTCTGCGGCCGACCGATGGTGGAGTATGTGCTCGACGCGGCACGATCGGCGAGCGTCACGCGAATCGTGGCAATCGTGGGGCACCGTGCAGATCTCGTACAAGCCGAGCTTTCGAAGTACTCCGATGTCGAGTTCGCTTTGCAGGTCGAACAGAAAGGGACCGGCCACGCGTTGATGATGTGCCGTGATCAGCTCCGTTCTCATCAGGGGGCCGTACTGGTTCTAGCGGGCGACACGCCGCTCTTGAAGCGAGACTCGTTGTTCCGATTGCTGGCCACGCTCGAAGATCAGCGCGCGACCTGCGTGATTGGAACAGCCAGGACAGCGAACAACTTCGGGCTGGGTCGCATTATTCGCGATGCCGATGGCCGGTTCGAGAAGATTGTCGAAGAGAAAGATGCCACCGCGGAAGAAAAGCGCGTTCAAGAAATCAATACCGGCTGTTACGCCTTTGATTCACAGGCGCTCCTGGCGTCGCTCGACAAAATCAAACCGAATAACAGCCAGGCCGAGTATTACCTGACCGATTGTCCGCGGGTGATGAAGGATTCTGGTCAGAAGGTCGTGGCGCTGGAAACGTTCGACATGGTTGAAGCCCTGGGGGTGAATACGCGTGAGCAACTTGCGGAAGTCACACGTACACTGCAGCGGACAGCCATGTCGAATTGGATGGTTAATGGGACGACGATCGTGTCACCCGAGAACACATTCATCGACCCGCAGGTCAAGTTGGGAGCCGACACGGTCATCGAGCCGTTTTCGTTTATCAGTGGCGCGGTGGTCATTGGAGACAACTGTCACATCGGGCCAAACGCCGTGATCGAAGGCCCACTTCAACTCGAATCGGGCACCATTGTCGCCCCATTCCAGCACCTTTCCGGCAAATGA